Proteins found in one Nerophis lumbriciformis linkage group LG27, RoL_Nlum_v2.1, whole genome shotgun sequence genomic segment:
- the bnc2 gene encoding zinc finger protein basonuclin-2 isoform X2, producing MSREEEIITLQQFLRFGETKSIVELMAIQEKEGQAVTVPSSKTDSGIRTFIESNNRTRSPGLLTHLENSSPSSIHHFENIPNSLAFLLPFQYINPVSAPMLGLPPNGLPMEQSALRLREPSLPNQVEQVETSESDVSMSPFRTSQSPSRGTLGGMNNTEPKTEPSNRASPVSPSPSLQQAQQQQSQQQQQQQGQQQSQSQSQQSNTMSDHQIHLHFVKEEQSKSITHASFSSKMHRMRRMGSTSRKGRVCCNSCGKTFYDKGTLKIHYNAVHLKIKHRCTIEGCNMVFSSLRSRNRHSANPNPRLHMPMLRNNRDKDLIRANSNSGTPVISSTKNGGFTLTSPGRPPLGFTTPPIDPMLQSPLQSTLVFPSLKSVQPVQPVPPFYRTLLSPADLVSPPVSLPISPILPTTTNSTTLMDQQQQILAAVASHNNVHMSEMGAMSHSLNTIGGHHEPGTGGGVDPTPKKKPRKSSMPVKIEKEVIDVADEYDDKDEDDDDHINHNHHQYHHSSLLHNSIKMNGNYNSNNNSGSGTGNHSGGSGQQSPSPDEMSPGMTLRGMMRQSEDECREGAGSDGRGELRGSSDLRCMDSYTSEDQDHERDFENESETSDSKMYYRDEMMDVEEHHKHPKGGKDQRDNSIEEGHLRKDIEGKGQLSPSPHQASTKIKEELNDPTYDMFCMSQYGLYNGGMAAAAAASMAALHESFISSMGYGASPPKFPTSQSPDGDPCSSPDPKICYVCKKTFKSSYSMKLHYKNVHLKEMHVCTVAGCNAAFPSRRSRDRHSSNINLHRKLLTKELDDIVLDPQLTPLPKDFRAELLAKIYAGHHHMALDPTGGMAFRGLGPAALIHGAHSPMGNIDFSQRLLHPHLKNHHANGFSRRQPDDYVVLDLSTTSSGSVHSSHESDEGSDEGVLLDDLEEEEEEEEEGLEEEEGNSEGEERGRETVETTSECLASPFRLSSTGGSNNDGGGVLCSICHKIYSNKGTLRVHYKTVHLREMHKCKIPGCNMAFSSLRSRNRHSQNPNLHKNAPFSALTPQTPPLFPPLAPPPVCTLPCP from the exons ATGTCCCGAGAAGAGGAGATCATCACCCTGCAGCAGTTTTTGCGCTTTGGCGAGACCAAATCCATCGTGGAGCTGATGGCCATTCAGGAGAAGGAAGGGCAGGCAGTTACCGTTCCGTCCTCCAAAACCGACTCCGGGATTAGGACGTTCATTGAGAGCAACAACAGGACACGCAGCCCGGGACTGCTTACACATTTAGAAAATAGCAGCCCATCTAGTATTCATCACTTTGAGAATATCCCCAACAGCTTAGCATTCCTTTTACCGTTCCAGTACATCAACCCGGTGTCTGCCCCCATGCTCGGTTTACCCCCCAACGGACTACCAATGGAACAGTCAGCTCTCCGGCTACGGGAGCCCAGCTTGCCCAACCAAGTTGAACAAGTGGAAACTAGCGAGTCAGACGTGTCCATGTCGCCTTTCCGTACGAGCCAAAGTCCGAGCCGTGGAACCTTGGGCGGCATGAACAACACTGAACCCAAAACGGAGCCCAGCAATCGGGCATCCCCCGTCTCGCCATCTCCGTCCCTCCAGCAGGctcaacagcagcagtcacagcaacagcagcagcagcaggggcAACAGCAGTCCCAAAGCCAGTCTCAGCAATCCAACACCATGAGTGACCACCAGATTCACCTTCACTTTGTCAAAGAGGAGCAGTCAAAATCCATCACCCATGCTTCATTTTCCTCCAAAATGCACCGCATGAGGCGCATGGGCTCCACCTCCCGCAAAGGCCGCGTGTGCTGCAATTCTTGCGGCAAGACCTTTTACGACAAAGGCACGCTCAAGATACACTACAACGCGGTACACTTAAAGATTAAACACCGCTGCACCATCGAGGGCTGCAACATGGTCTTTAGTTCCCTGCGCAGTCGCAACCGTCACAGCGCCAACCCAAACCCACGTCTGCACATGCCTATGTTGCGCAATAACCGCGACAAAGACCTAATTCGTGCCAACTCCAACTCTGGTACGCCTGTCATCTCAAGCACCAAAAATGGTGGATTCACACTTACAAGTCCTGGCCGGCCACCTCTGGGCTTCACCACTCCACCAATAGACCCGATGCTTCAATCCCCCCTGCAGAGCACACTGGTGTTCCCCTCTCTAAAGTCAGTGCAACCAGTCCAACCTGTGCCCCCATTCTACCGTACACTACTGTCCCCTGCAGACCTTGTTAGTCCACCCGTCTCGCTGCCTATAAGCCCCATTCTGCCCACCACAACCAACAGCACCACCTTAATGGACCAGCAACAGCAGATCCTGGCGGCTGTGGCTTCACACAACAATGTCCACATGTCCGAGATGGGAGCCATGTCGCATAGCTTAAACACAATCGGTGGCCATCATGAGCCAGGCACCGGCGGCGGGGTAGACCCCACGCCCAAAAAGAAGCCTCGTAAGTCCAGCATGCCCGTGAAGATCGAGAAGGAAGTGATTGACGTGGCGGATGAATACGACGACAAAGACGAGGACGACGACGATCACATCAACCACAATCATCACCAATATCACCACTCGTCGCTCCTTCACAACAGCATCAAGATGAACGGAAactacaacagcaacaacaatagtGGGAGTGGCACAGGGAACCACAGCGGTGGAAGCGGGCAGCAATCCCCTTCCCCGGATGAGATGAGTCCCGGTATGACTCTGAGAGGCATGATGAGGCAAAGTGAGGATGAATGCCGAGAGGGGGCTGGTAGTGACGGTAGGGGCGAGCTTCGAGGTTCTAGTGACCTACGCTGTATGGACAGCTACACTTCTGAGGACCAAGACCACGAAAGAGACTTTGAGAACGAGTCTGAAACCTCGGACTCCAAGATGTACTACCGGGATGAGATGATGGACGTGGAGGAACATCACAAGCACCCAAAAGGTGGAAAGGACCAGCGTGACAACAGCATCGAGGAAGGACATTTGAGAAAAGACATAGAAGGCAAAGGTCAGCTATCACCATCCCCTCACCAGGCGTCCACCAAAATCAAGGAGGAACTTAACGACCCGACTTACGACATGTTCTGTATGAGCCAGTACGGCCTTTATAACGGAGGCATGGCCGCCGCGGCCGCCGCCAGCATGGCCGCTCTGCACGAGAGCTTCATTTCGTCGATGGGCTACGGCGCCAGCCCGCCCAAATTCCCCACGTCTCAATCGCCGGACGGGGACCCGTGCTCCAGCCCGGACCCCAAGATCTGCTACGTGTGCAAGAAGACCTTCAAGAGCTCGTACAGCATGAAACTGCACTACAAGAACGTGCACCTCAAGGAGATGCACGTGTGTACGGTCGCCGGCTGCAACGCCGCTTTCCCCTCACGGCGCAGTCGAGACAG GCACAGCTCCAACATTAACCTGCACCGCAAACTGCTGACCAAAGAGCTGGACGACATCGTCCTGGACCCCCAACTCACGCCACTGCCCAAGGACTTCCGGGCCGAGTTACTGGCCAAGATCTACGCCGGGCACCACCACATGGCTTTGGACCCGACGGGCGGGATGGCGTTCAGAGGCCTCGGCCCCGCCGCCTTGATCCACGGCGCGCATTCCCCCATGGGCAACATCGACTTCTCCCAGCGCCTTCTCCACCCGCACCTGAAGAACCACCACGCCAACGGCTTCTCCCGTCGCCAGCCGGACGACTACGTGGTGCTGGACCTGAGCACCACGTCCAGCGGCAGCGTCCACTCCTCACACGAGTCGGACGAGGGCAGCGACGAAGGCGTCCTATTGGACGacctggaggaggaggaggaggaggaggaggagggactggaggaggaggaaggcAACAGCGAGGGGGAGGAACGGGGGCGAGAGACTGTTGAAACGACCAGCGAGTGCTTGGCATCGCCGTTCCGCCTCTCGTCCACCGGAGGGAGCAACAACGACGGCGGCGGCGTCCTGTGCAGCATCTGCCACAAAATATACAGCAACAAGGGGACTCTGCGCGTGCACTACAAGACTGTGCACCTGCGCGAAATGCACAAGTGCAAAATCCCCGGCTGCAACATGGCGTTCAGCTCCCTGCGCAGCCGCAACAGACACTCGCAGAACCCCAACCTCCACAAAAACGCGCCCTTCTCCGCGCTGACTCCTCAAACCCCGCCCCTCTTTCCTCCTCTAGCCCCTCCCCCCGTTTGTACTCTGCCCTGCCCGTGA